GAACTCGCGCAGGCCGCCGATTCGACCGACTTCGACGAGGCGATCCGCACCAGTCACCACGAGGGCATGGACAAGGTCGGCGACGACGTCGGTACTCCGACCATTCACGTCAACGGCACCGCGTTCTTCGGTCCCGTGCTTTCGCGGATCCCGCGCGGCGAGGACGCCGGCACCCTGTGGGACGGGGTCGTCGCCGTCGCGTCGAATCCGCACTTCTTCGAACTCAAGCGCACGCGCACCGAAGAGCCGCAGTTCGACTGAGAGGGCCGAGCACTCGGCTCGGCGCGTCGGCTACGGGCGCGTCTGCGAGATCATCCCGTTGGGCAGATAGCCCTCGGGGACGGCCGCGGGGTGCGCCGGCTGGGGGATGAGGGTCATCGCGTTGCCCGAGCCGGCGTCGCGCTTGGCCTCGACCGGTCGGAACAGGATGGCGCCGGCACGGGTGCGGTCGCGCAGCGCCGCGGCCCGCCAGGTCAGCACGGGGTGGGTCGAGAGCGCGTTGATCAGCCAGACGAAGAAGCCGCGTTCCTGGGTGGCGCGGTCGGCGAACTGATCGAAGTCGACTGCGGAGAGCAGGTACTTGCCCGACGAGAGAGCGCCGATCACACCGGGTGAGCCGTCTGGTCGCGTGTAGTAGCCGTAGTTGTCGGCGGTGTACTCCTGCGCACGCGAGAGGGTGGTGCCGATGATCGGGATCGACATCCCGATGCTCGACGCCAGTTGGCGCCAATAGGAGACGTGACCGGCGGCGATATGGCCCACCTCGTGGCCGATGACGAAGCGCAGCGCCTCGGGACTTCGGGCCTGTCCGCCGACTTCGAACAGGTCGCTGGTGACGACGACGAAGCGGCGGTAGCCGTGGCCCGACGCGAAGGCGTTCATCGTCCCGTTGCCGTTGATCAGATAGGCGTCGGGAACGTATTCCAGCCCGTAGCGGGCCGCCGCGTCGACGACCATCTGGTACACCTCGGGGAACTGCGTCGGCGTCAACTGGACGCCGTTGACGCGGGGCTTCGCGTAGTTCATGCCACGACCGACGGCGTAGATGATCGGCAACAGCAGGACGGTGAGGAGTTTCGCGCTCACGCTGGTCGTCGCGACGGCGACCATGAAGCCCCCGTAGACCAGCACCGTGA
This genomic interval from Gordonia sp. X0973 contains the following:
- a CDS encoding M48 family metallopeptidase; the encoded protein is MTSPIPSVPGIPAGPAPEPLQLPPDAHWLPPARFAGSPQRHPWEIPMLVAVIAITVLVYGGFMVAVATTSVSAKLLTVLLLPIIYAVGRGMNYAKPRVNGVQLTPTQFPEVYQMVVDAAARYGLEYVPDAYLINGNGTMNAFASGHGYRRFVVVTSDLFEVGGQARSPEALRFVIGHEVGHIAAGHVSYWRQLASSIGMSIPIIGTTLSRAQEYTADNYGYYTRPDGSPGVIGALSSGKYLLSAVDFDQFADRATQERGFFVWLINALSTHPVLTWRAAALRDRTRAGAILFRPVEAKRDAGSGNAMTLIPQPAHPAAVPEGYLPNGMISQTRP